The Pseudomonadota bacterium sequence AATTACCCTCCTATTTTTCTAATACTTCCAACTCTTTTATTGTCGGTAAATCTTCTAAACACATTAGTCCATATACTTCAAGAAATCTGTTCGTTGTTCTGAAAACAATAGGTTTTCCGATCTCTTCGTTTCTTCCTGCAATTTCGATAAATTTTCTTTCAAGCAGTTGCTTAATGGCACGCGATGAGTCTACCCCCCTTAAAGCATCCACCTCCCTTTTTGTTATAGGCTGTCTGTAAGCAATAATTGCAAGCGCTTCAAGTACAGATTTCGTTAATTCAACATCTTTTTCTTTTACAAACCTTTTTACCCATTCTTTAAAATCTATTTTCGTTCTCATCTGGTAGCCGCCTGATACTTCGACTATCTCTATTGCCCTTTCCGAGTAGTTGTATTCAGACATCAGTTCTTTAACAGTCCCTTCAATATCTGCCATAGAACAGCTTTCAAGCCTCTTATTGAGCCCTTTCAGCGTTACAGGTTTACCGGACACAAAAAGAACCGCTTCTATAATCCT is a genomic window containing:
- the scpB gene encoding SMC-Scp complex subunit ScpB encodes the protein MELKRIIEAVLFVSGKPVTLKGLNKRLESCSMADIEGTVKELMSEYNYSERAIEIVEVSGGYQMRTKIDFKEWVKRFVKEKDVELTKSVLEALAIIAYRQPITKREVDALRGVDSSRAIKQLLERKFIEIAGRNEEIGKPIVFRTTNRFLEVYGLMCLEDLPTIKELEVLEK